The window AGGAGAAAATGGAAACCATGAGGGCTGAGCTTATGAGCGATGTTTTCATATGTAGTAGTAATGCCGTGACATTAGACGGAAAGTTAGTAAATTCAGATGCAATTGGGAATAGAGTGGCTGCTATGTCCTTTGGTCCCAAAAAGGTTATTGTGGTGGTAGGAACTAATAAAATATGTAGGGATGAAGAAGCGGCATTAGAAAGAATAGAATATGAAGCAGGCCCTAAAAATGCAAAAAGATTGAATCTAAATACACCATGTACAAAAATAGGTAGATGCATGAATTGTAATAATGAATCCAGAATATGTAGGATTTATTCCATACTTAGAAGGAAACCTGTATATACGGATTTTGAAGTAGTTATAGTTGGAGAAAAGTTAGGCTTTTAATTGATTTCAAATTTATTAAGAATATATGCAATACATTTTAGTGGAGCCAGGAGAGAACTCATTTTTGGCTCATTTTTTTTGTAAAATCTTAATAGTATCAAAATAGATACTATATC is drawn from Maledivibacter sp. and contains these coding sequences:
- a CDS encoding lactate utilization protein, which produces MKHINDWHDKSIASTTVEAFKKNLFDAIYFETSGEALEYISQYIDKNSNIAFGGSVTIRDLGVRELARNKGANIVDHAQAGLSPEEKMETMRAELMSDVFICSSNAVTLDGKLVNSDAIGNRVAAMSFGPKKVIVVVGTNKICRDEEAALERIEYEAGPKNAKRLNLNTPCTKIGRCMNCNNESRICRIYSILRRKPVYTDFEVVIVGEKLGF